The following proteins come from a genomic window of Streptomyces liliiviolaceus:
- a CDS encoding helix-turn-helix transcriptional regulator, protein MIATSARLLRLVSLLSSRPTWSNAELARQLDVTERTVRRDIDRLRELGYGVESIPGPGGGYRFGAGNRMPPLNLDDDEVFAVAVALREAAHGAALGADPAALSALLKLRQILPARMAKRLAALDATVEHTPRCEPPQASADVLLLLASVCRASERTTLTYRDMHGTTTVRSVDPYRLVHTGVHWYFVARDVDREAWRTFRVDRVVDVASTGEVVGLPDAPDAAQLVSDTITRTGYPFFARVRLPLSYDDARRLVAPIVATHEADGPDATVITIGGSDPDQLAGYLLSLRTPLEILSPEPVREALVARLDAMYRGNQASRPRSEERE, encoded by the coding sequence GTGATCGCTACCTCCGCCCGGCTGCTGCGGCTGGTGTCCCTGCTGTCGAGCAGGCCCACCTGGTCGAACGCGGAACTGGCACGGCAACTGGACGTCACCGAGCGCACCGTGCGCCGGGACATCGACCGGCTGCGTGAGCTCGGATACGGCGTCGAGTCGATCCCGGGGCCGGGCGGCGGCTACCGCTTCGGCGCCGGCAACCGTATGCCTCCGCTGAACCTCGACGACGACGAGGTCTTCGCCGTGGCCGTGGCCCTCCGGGAGGCCGCCCACGGCGCGGCGCTCGGCGCCGACCCGGCAGCGCTGTCGGCCCTGCTGAAACTGCGGCAGATCCTGCCCGCCCGGATGGCGAAGCGCCTGGCCGCACTGGACGCCACCGTCGAGCACACCCCGCGCTGCGAGCCGCCCCAGGCGTCGGCGGACGTGCTGTTGCTGCTGGCCTCCGTGTGCCGGGCGTCCGAGCGCACCACTCTCACGTACCGCGACATGCACGGCACGACCACCGTCCGGAGCGTCGATCCGTACCGTCTGGTCCACACCGGCGTGCACTGGTACTTCGTGGCCCGTGACGTCGACCGGGAGGCCTGGCGGACGTTCCGTGTCGACAGAGTGGTCGATGTGGCGTCCACGGGTGAGGTGGTCGGGCTGCCCGACGCCCCGGACGCGGCGCAGCTGGTCTCCGACACCATCACCCGTACCGGCTATCCCTTCTTCGCCCGGGTCCGGCTCCCGCTGTCCTACGACGACGCCCGTCGGCTGGTGGCCCCCATCGTCGCCACCCACGAGGCCGACGGACCGGACGCGACGGTCATCACCATCGGCGGCTCCGACCCCGACCAGCTTGCCGGCTACCTCCTGAGCCTGCGCACACCGCTGGAGATCCTGTCGCCGGAGCCCGTGCGCGAGGCACTGGTCGCCCGGCTCGACGCCATGTACCGCGGCAACCAGGCTTCTCGGCCTCGTTCGGAGGAGCGGGAGTGA
- a CDS encoding STAS domain-containing protein yields the protein MTNIQSVDQPGRLSVEHSAIDGVRVVTVRGEIDHTVKDMLGKALLAPAGATHPRTVVDLSGVTFMDSSGISVFIGAYQAVSGTEGWLRIAGAQESVLRILQIVGMDTLISCHPTIEQAVNA from the coding sequence GTGACCAACATTCAGAGTGTGGACCAGCCAGGCCGGCTCTCCGTCGAGCACTCCGCGATCGACGGCGTCCGTGTCGTGACCGTGCGGGGCGAGATCGACCACACCGTCAAGGACATGCTCGGCAAGGCCCTGCTGGCACCCGCCGGCGCGACCCATCCGCGCACGGTGGTCGACCTCAGCGGGGTGACCTTCATGGACTCCAGCGGGATCAGCGTCTTCATCGGCGCGTACCAGGCCGTGAGCGGCACCGAGGGCTGGCTGCGCATCGCCGGTGCTCAGGAGTCCGTGCTGCGCATCCTGCAGATCGTCGGGATGGACACGTTGATCAGCTGCCACCCCACCATCGAACAGGCCGTGAACGCCTGA
- a CDS encoding MMPL family transporter produces the protein MAALLYRLGALGARRWRTMLVGWLLALGALTGLGFSFAGSFEDSGSIPGSPAQTALTKMDRHFPSPDVQSADIVFQAPPGRKVTDPELREALASGIAAMGDVHGVAEVGDPVEEDTVSEDGRTAVAQVAFTTKKDEDVPAGTLDGVKEAGEQARQAGLKTVYGGDAYAPSTSPFGPPELVGLGVALVILVITFGSLLAAGLPLITAVLGVVGTMAAMMGAATVLGVSDSAPTLAMMLGLAVGIDYALFIVSRHRSQLAAGTPVVESVARANATAGSAVVFAGATVVIALAGLSVAGVPMLTSMGLVSAGAVAVAVVLALGLLPALLGMCGRRLTPRAGTPRAGTRWRRRAARTPGRPSMGVRWTEGVLRRPVRTLILGTVALVALALPALQLKLALTDEGNSPTTTSSRQAYDLVGDAFGPGANGPLVILVEDDDPTAVAATATAVEDRLRDVRGIADVSGVDLAEDESAARIRIVPDTGPRTQETSDLVARLRTEMKPLAESGGSYVAVTGLTAVSIDVSDKLSGALVPFAVVVVGLSLLLLMIAFRSVAIPVKATVGFLLSVGAAFGATVAVFQWGWLAGLLGVASTGPVAGFMPIIVMAVLFGLAMDYEVFLVSAMREDYVRHRDARAAVLTGARNAARVVTSAALIMISVFVGFLFSHDADIMPIAFALAFGVLVDAFLVRMTLVPAVLALLGDRAWWLPRRVDRFLPRLDVEGENFHAPDAAPPAADKQSAPVSI, from the coding sequence ATGGCAGCACTTCTGTACCGGCTGGGCGCACTCGGCGCCCGACGGTGGCGAACGATGTTGGTCGGATGGCTCCTGGCGCTCGGCGCGTTGACCGGTCTCGGCTTCTCGTTCGCCGGCTCCTTCGAGGACAGCGGTTCCATCCCCGGGTCACCGGCGCAGACGGCGCTGACCAAGATGGACCGTCACTTCCCCTCCCCGGACGTCCAGTCCGCGGACATCGTGTTCCAGGCCCCGCCCGGCCGCAAGGTGACCGACCCCGAGCTGCGCGAGGCACTGGCGTCGGGCATCGCCGCGATGGGCGACGTGCACGGCGTGGCCGAGGTCGGTGACCCGGTCGAGGAAGACACCGTCTCCGAGGACGGCCGCACGGCGGTCGCGCAGGTCGCCTTCACGACGAAGAAGGACGAGGACGTGCCCGCGGGCACGCTCGACGGGGTGAAGGAGGCGGGGGAGCAGGCCCGGCAGGCAGGCCTGAAAACGGTCTACGGCGGTGACGCCTACGCGCCCTCGACCTCGCCCTTCGGACCTCCCGAGCTGGTCGGGCTCGGCGTGGCCCTGGTCATCCTCGTCATCACCTTCGGTTCGCTGCTCGCCGCCGGACTGCCGCTGATCACCGCCGTCCTCGGTGTCGTCGGCACCATGGCGGCCATGATGGGCGCGGCCACGGTGCTCGGAGTGAGCGACAGCGCGCCCACCCTGGCGATGATGCTGGGGCTCGCCGTGGGCATCGACTACGCCCTGTTCATCGTCTCGCGCCACCGGTCCCAGCTCGCCGCCGGAACGCCCGTCGTGGAGTCCGTCGCCAGGGCCAACGCGACCGCGGGCAGCGCGGTCGTCTTCGCCGGTGCCACCGTGGTCATCGCGCTCGCCGGACTCTCGGTGGCGGGTGTCCCGATGCTGACCTCCATGGGACTCGTGTCCGCGGGAGCCGTGGCCGTCGCCGTCGTGCTGGCGCTCGGACTGCTGCCCGCACTGCTGGGCATGTGCGGCCGCAGGCTCACCCCCAGGGCCGGCACCCCCAGGGCCGGCACCCGCTGGCGCCGGCGAGCGGCCCGCACGCCGGGCAGGCCCTCCATGGGCGTGCGCTGGACCGAAGGCGTACTGCGCCGCCCGGTGCGCACCCTGATCCTCGGAACCGTCGCCCTCGTCGCCCTCGCCCTCCCGGCCCTTCAGCTCAAGCTCGCCCTGACCGACGAAGGCAACAGCCCCACCACGACATCGAGCCGTCAGGCCTACGACCTGGTCGGTGACGCCTTCGGCCCCGGGGCGAACGGCCCGCTCGTCATCCTCGTCGAGGACGACGACCCGACCGCCGTCGCCGCGACGGCCACCGCCGTCGAGGACAGGCTGCGGGACGTCAGGGGCATCGCGGACGTCAGCGGCGTCGACCTGGCCGAGGACGAGTCGGCCGCACGCATCCGGATCGTCCCCGACACCGGACCGCGTACCCAGGAGACCAGCGACCTGGTCGCCCGTCTGCGCACCGAGATGAAGCCCCTCGCCGAGTCCGGGGGCAGCTATGTCGCCGTCACAGGCCTGACCGCTGTCAGCATCGACGTCTCCGACAAACTCAGCGGCGCGCTGGTCCCCTTCGCGGTCGTCGTGGTCGGCCTCTCCCTGCTCCTCCTGATGATCGCCTTCAGGTCCGTCGCCATCCCCGTGAAGGCCACCGTCGGATTCCTGCTGTCCGTCGGAGCCGCGTTCGGGGCCACCGTCGCGGTCTTCCAGTGGGGCTGGCTGGCCGGTCTGCTGGGGGTGGCGAGCACGGGGCCGGTGGCCGGCTTCATGCCCATCATCGTCATGGCCGTGCTCTTCGGACTCGCCATGGACTACGAGGTGTTCCTGGTGTCCGCCATGCGGGAGGACTACGTCCGCCACCGTGACGCCCGCGCGGCCGTCCTCACCGGAGCCCGCAACGCCGCCCGCGTGGTCACCTCCGCCGCCCTCATCATGATCTCGGTGTTCGTCGGTTTTCTGTTCTCGCACGACGCGGATATCATGCCGATCGCTTTCGCCCTGGCCTTCGGAGTCCTGGTGGACGCCTTCCTGGTCCGTATGACACTCGTGCCCGCGGTACTGGCTCTCCTCGGGGACCGGGCCTGGTGGCTGCCCCGGCGCGTCGACCGCTTCCTGCCCCGGCTCGACGTGGAGGGCGAGAACTTCCACGCACCCGACGCCGCGCCCCCGGCCGCCGACAAGCAGTCCGCTCCCGTGAGCATCTGA
- a CDS encoding zinc-binding dehydrogenase — MKAIEIRTYGGPEGLAVVERPAPVPAAGEVVIAAQAVGVGGVDTVIRSGALAAYGFKEGHVPGSEVAGTVSAVGDGVDTSWIGRRVWGFTGTGGGYVEQAAVPVREILPLPDDLSAADAVTLGSSGVVAHYALAHARFAPGEAVLVRGAAGSIGVMTVQLAARGGAAAVAVTTSSAERGARLRQLGATHVLDRSGEGGQDAPAGYDVIIDIIAGDDLPSFFDRLNPNGRMVVVGVVAGRPPADFGTKMLAAFRKSLSFATFSADTVTAADRHAVRGEQFAAAGRGDLAAVVHELLPLDQAVLAHRKMDDGEVFGRIVLTP, encoded by the coding sequence TTGAAGGCGATCGAGATCCGTACGTACGGAGGCCCCGAAGGGCTGGCCGTGGTCGAGCGGCCGGCACCCGTACCGGCCGCCGGGGAAGTGGTGATCGCCGCACAGGCGGTGGGCGTCGGCGGTGTCGACACCGTGATCCGCAGCGGCGCTCTGGCCGCCTACGGTTTCAAGGAGGGGCATGTCCCCGGCAGCGAGGTGGCGGGCACGGTCAGCGCGGTGGGCGACGGCGTCGACACCTCATGGATCGGCCGACGGGTGTGGGGGTTCACCGGCACGGGTGGCGGTTACGTCGAACAGGCCGCCGTCCCGGTGCGGGAGATCCTACCCCTGCCCGACGACCTGTCCGCCGCCGACGCGGTGACGCTCGGCAGCTCCGGAGTCGTCGCCCACTACGCGCTGGCGCATGCCCGGTTCGCCCCCGGGGAGGCGGTCCTGGTGCGCGGCGCGGCGGGCAGCATCGGCGTCATGACCGTCCAGCTGGCGGCCAGGGGCGGTGCCGCCGCGGTGGCGGTCACCACGTCGTCGGCCGAACGCGGCGCGCGGCTGCGCCAGTTGGGCGCGACCCACGTGCTGGACCGCTCCGGCGAGGGCGGCCAGGACGCTCCGGCGGGCTACGACGTCATCATCGACATCATCGCCGGTGACGACCTGCCGTCGTTCTTCGACAGACTCAACCCCAACGGCCGCATGGTCGTCGTCGGCGTCGTGGCGGGCCGGCCACCGGCGGACTTCGGTACGAAGATGCTGGCCGCGTTCCGTAAGTCGCTGTCCTTCGCCACCTTCAGCGCGGACACGGTCACCGCGGCCGACCGGCATGCCGTGCGGGGCGAACAGTTCGCCGCCGCGGGCCGCGGCGATCTGGCGGCGGTCGTCCACGAACTGCTGCCGCTGGACCAGGCCGTACTGGCCCACCGGAAGATGGACGACGGCGAGGTCTTCGGCCGGATCGTGCTGACTCCGTAG
- a CDS encoding DNA alkylation repair protein: MPFADELIGRHTVQSLTLALEIAAPHAELTALRAAPALIDPLSLRERADLLRDALLADLPGDYAALARTVRRARDEAPQFTGWLIWPVTSALATRAVQEGGAAAFDDAMDLLASLTGRLSAEFAIRTLLRHDLDRALGIVVGDWTASPDADVRRLASEGTRPYLPWAVRVPDIMARPAVTVPVLDALYRDESDYVRRSVANHLNDLSRDHPEAVVDTARRWLASPDATTERLVRHGLRTLVKRGHPGALELLGFPPATLEVEGPRLDRATVPFGGTVRFTASIRNTGDAEARLTIDYVVHHRKANGGQTGKTFKLTTRTLAPDERIDIAREHSFRPITTRRYHPGAHAIALQINGVATPRADFELAAPDTP, encoded by the coding sequence ATGCCGTTCGCCGACGAACTCATCGGCCGCCACACCGTTCAGAGCCTCACCCTCGCCCTTGAGATCGCCGCCCCGCACGCCGAACTGACGGCACTGCGCGCGGCGCCCGCGCTGATCGACCCGTTGTCCCTGCGGGAGCGCGCCGATCTGCTGCGCGACGCCCTGCTCGCGGACCTCCCGGGCGACTACGCCGCGCTGGCCCGCACCGTACGCAGGGCCCGCGACGAGGCGCCGCAGTTCACCGGTTGGCTGATCTGGCCGGTCACCAGCGCTCTGGCCACCCGCGCCGTCCAGGAGGGCGGAGCGGCGGCCTTCGACGACGCGATGGACCTCCTCGCGAGTCTCACCGGGCGGCTCTCCGCGGAGTTCGCCATCAGGACCCTGCTGCGGCACGATCTCGACCGGGCCCTCGGCATCGTCGTGGGCGACTGGACTGCGTCACCCGACGCCGACGTACGCAGACTGGCCTCCGAGGGCACCCGCCCCTACCTTCCCTGGGCGGTACGCGTCCCGGACATCATGGCCCGCCCCGCGGTGACCGTGCCCGTCCTGGACGCCCTCTACCGCGACGAGAGCGACTACGTACGCCGCTCGGTCGCCAACCACCTCAACGACCTCAGCCGCGACCATCCCGAGGCCGTCGTCGACACCGCCCGCCGCTGGCTGGCGAGCCCCGACGCCACCACCGAGCGCCTGGTGCGCCACGGGCTGCGCACGCTGGTCAAGCGAGGCCACCCCGGCGCCCTGGAACTCCTCGGTTTCCCTCCCGCGACCCTGGAGGTCGAGGGACCCCGACTGGACCGCGCCACCGTCCCGTTCGGCGGCACGGTCCGCTTCACCGCCTCGATCCGCAACACCGGTGACGCCGAGGCACGGCTGACGATCGACTACGTCGTGCACCACCGGAAGGCCAACGGCGGCCAGACCGGCAAGACCTTCAAGCTCACCACCCGCACCCTCGCACCGGACGAACGGATCGACATCGCACGGGAGCATTCGTTCCGGCCGATCACCACCCGCCGCTACCACCCGGGGGCGCACGCGATCGCCCTGCAGATCAACGGAGTGGCGACGCCCCGCGCCGATTTCGAACTGGCCGCCCCGGACACGCCCTGA
- a CDS encoding TetR/AcrR family transcriptional regulator — MTDHLPHTLRSDALDNRDRILDAARRLFAAEGLDVPMREIARRAAVGPATLYRRFPTKQALVTAVFADQLRACRDIVDEGCADPDPWRGFCQVIERICELHARDRGFTEAFMSTFPGATDVDAGREYTVRAVAGLAQRAKEAGRLRPDFVLDDLILMLMANKGIHSTSTAAQVMASRRFAGFVIQAFEACPRHAPLPPPARSASGEPGYV; from the coding sequence GTGACCGATCATTTGCCTCACACCCTGCGTTCCGACGCCCTGGACAACCGCGACCGCATCCTCGACGCGGCCAGGAGACTGTTCGCGGCCGAGGGCCTGGACGTACCGATGCGGGAGATCGCACGGCGGGCCGCGGTCGGTCCCGCCACCCTGTACCGCCGCTTCCCGACCAAGCAGGCACTGGTCACCGCGGTCTTCGCGGACCAGCTGCGCGCGTGCCGTGACATCGTCGACGAGGGGTGCGCCGACCCCGATCCCTGGCGGGGCTTCTGCCAGGTCATCGAGAGGATCTGCGAACTGCACGCACGCGACCGCGGCTTCACCGAGGCCTTCATGTCCACGTTCCCCGGCGCGACGGACGTGGACGCGGGCCGTGAGTACACGGTGAGAGCGGTCGCCGGACTGGCCCAGCGCGCCAAGGAGGCCGGACGCCTGCGTCCCGACTTCGTCCTGGACGACCTGATCCTCATGCTCATGGCCAACAAGGGCATCCACTCCACCTCGACCGCCGCCCAGGTCATGGCCTCGCGGCGGTTCGCGGGATTCGTGATCCAGGCGTTCGAGGCCTGCCCTCGGCACGCGCCGCTGCCGCCGCCGGCCCGGTCGGCGTCCGGCGAGCCCGGTTACGTCTGA
- a CDS encoding nuclear transport factor 2 family protein yields MSDTSIPDQVQVRDCDGDGDQVRVRDRDEIRGLLTAYAFGLDRRDFARVAGAFTEDAEVRNVFDAYLPEGETFSGLTVGGGVVAEGARQLFASLDATQHLLGAQEVEFTDVGAHASTQIVAHHHRGGEYYHTGGTYEDDLVRTPDGWRISRRTLRITWTTGSPDVFSAA; encoded by the coding sequence ATGAGCGACACATCCATTCCCGACCAGGTCCAAGTCCGTGACTGTGACGGTGACGGTGACCAAGTTCGAGTCCGTGACCGGGACGAGATCCGTGGACTGCTCACGGCCTACGCCTTCGGCCTGGACCGTCGCGACTTCGCCCGCGTCGCCGGCGCCTTCACCGAGGACGCCGAGGTACGGAACGTCTTCGACGCCTATCTGCCGGAAGGAGAGACGTTCAGCGGCCTGACTGTCGGCGGCGGTGTCGTCGCTGAGGGCGCCCGGCAGTTGTTCGCCAGCCTGGACGCGACACAGCACCTGCTGGGCGCTCAGGAAGTCGAGTTCACGGACGTGGGAGCACACGCGTCCACGCAGATCGTGGCCCACCATCACCGGGGCGGCGAGTACTACCACACGGGTGGCACGTACGAGGACGACCTCGTGCGTACGCCGGACGGCTGGCGCATCTCCCGTCGCACCCTGCGCATCACCTGGACGACGGGCAGCCCCGACGTGTTCTCCGCTGCCTGA
- a CDS encoding response regulator transcription factor translates to MNAVDTPGTTDRVLVIDDDPGIRRLLISALGFAGFEVDVAGDLTEALEQVARRPPDVIVLDVMLPGADGFEILQLLRDRGIDVPVLFLTARDAIEDRVRGLRLGGDDYVTKPFSVVEVGARLQALLRRARSGAPAAPEEPALSLADLAMDDPRHEVRRAGRLLELSPTEYRLLHYLLSHQGQVLSRAQILEAVWQYDFGGDTVVVERFVSNLRRKIDHGHPPLLHTVRGVGYTLREQART, encoded by the coding sequence ATGAACGCCGTCGACACACCCGGCACCACCGACCGGGTGCTCGTCATCGATGACGACCCGGGGATCAGACGCCTGCTGATCTCGGCCCTCGGATTCGCCGGATTCGAGGTGGACGTGGCGGGCGACCTGACCGAGGCGCTCGAACAGGTCGCCCGCAGGCCCCCCGACGTCATCGTGCTCGACGTCATGCTCCCCGGCGCCGACGGCTTCGAGATCCTGCAGTTGCTGCGCGACCGCGGTATCGACGTGCCGGTCCTCTTCCTCACCGCACGCGACGCGATCGAGGACCGGGTACGGGGGCTGCGGCTCGGCGGGGACGACTACGTCACCAAGCCCTTCAGCGTCGTCGAGGTCGGCGCCCGACTGCAGGCACTGCTCCGGCGGGCCCGCAGCGGGGCGCCGGCCGCGCCCGAGGAGCCGGCGCTGTCCCTCGCGGACCTCGCGATGGACGACCCCCGCCACGAGGTCCGCCGCGCGGGGCGGCTCCTGGAACTCTCACCCACCGAGTACCGCCTGCTGCACTACCTCCTGAGCCACCAGGGCCAGGTACTGTCCCGAGCCCAGATCCTCGAAGCGGTCTGGCAGTACGACTTCGGCGGCGACACCGTCGTCGTCGAGCGCTTCGTCTCCAACCTCCGCCGCAAGATCGACCACGGCCATCCGCCCCTGCTGCACACCGTCCGGGGCGTCGGCTACACCCTCCGGGAGCAGGCCCGCACATGA
- a CDS encoding YnfA family protein encodes MTVARSVALFVVAALFEIGGAWLVWQGVREHKGWIWIGAGVIALGLYGVVATFQSDDDFGRILAAYGGVFVAGSIAWGMIADGYRPDRYDVVGALVCLAGMAVIMYAPRSH; translated from the coding sequence ATGACCGTCGCTCGTTCCGTCGCCCTCTTCGTCGTCGCCGCTCTCTTCGAGATCGGCGGCGCGTGGTTGGTGTGGCAGGGCGTGCGCGAACACAAGGGCTGGATCTGGATCGGTGCCGGTGTCATCGCGCTCGGCCTCTACGGCGTGGTCGCCACCTTCCAGTCCGACGACGACTTCGGCCGCATCCTGGCCGCGTACGGCGGGGTCTTCGTCGCGGGATCGATCGCCTGGGGCATGATCGCCGACGGCTACCGCCCCGACCGTTACGACGTCGTCGGCGCCCTGGTCTGCCTCGCGGGCATGGCGGTCATCATGTACGCGCCTCGCTCGCACTGA
- a CDS encoding GntR family transcriptional regulator has product MALLPQLPSPVTLGDQAYAAIREAIVTGTLKRGEKVTERGLAESLSISATPVREALRRLEQDRLVERTGPRSVRIAQFGKEELREFTMMEDVLRALAARLAAEKSTAAQRREMSDCLDKADALRGELRDADPGTDAERDLVLEMQALMRHFHMVVDQASGNATLIQMLRTVDAFGSEERRNSILSEVRGVHAKVVDERYRQHRIIYEAIAAGNGERAEELMRAHSHTSNISRIATRFSS; this is encoded by the coding sequence ATGGCTCTGCTCCCCCAGCTTCCGTCCCCGGTCACCCTCGGCGATCAGGCGTACGCCGCCATCCGCGAGGCCATCGTCACCGGAACCCTCAAGCGCGGGGAGAAGGTCACGGAGCGGGGCCTCGCGGAGTCGCTCAGCATCAGCGCGACCCCCGTCCGTGAGGCGCTGCGACGCCTGGAGCAGGACCGGCTGGTGGAGCGGACGGGCCCCAGATCGGTCCGTATCGCGCAGTTCGGCAAGGAGGAACTGCGCGAGTTCACCATGATGGAGGACGTGCTCCGGGCCCTCGCCGCCCGCTTGGCCGCGGAGAAGTCGACGGCGGCCCAGCGCCGTGAGATGTCCGACTGCCTGGACAAGGCGGACGCCCTGCGGGGCGAACTGCGCGACGCGGACCCCGGCACCGACGCGGAGCGGGACCTGGTGCTCGAAATGCAGGCACTCATGCGCCACTTCCACATGGTCGTGGACCAGGCCAGCGGCAACGCTACCCTGATCCAGATGCTGCGTACCGTCGACGCCTTCGGTTCGGAGGAGCGCCGGAACAGCATCCTGTCGGAGGTGCGCGGCGTACACGCGAAGGTGGTCGACGAGCGGTACAGACAGCACCGGATCATCTACGAGGCCATCGCCGCCGGCAACGGGGAGCGGGCCGAGGAGCTGATGAGGGCGCACAGTCACACCTCGAACATCTCCCGGATCGCGACGCGCTTTTCGAGCTGA
- a CDS encoding epoxide hydrolase family protein gives MSDASPRPEPFTPYTGPAALEDLRTRLRATRWPDAPEDAGWSLGTDVDYLRELVAYWTDTFDWPAQEAALARLPRFRVSLGGLSIHFVHARAVAPTGPVLPLVLSHGWPDSFWRYSKVVPLLTDPGAHGADPADAFDVVVPDMPGYGYSDRPTGPPLDSIGVAGLWAELMDVLGYARFGAAGGDIGSHVSRYLALDHPDRVVAVHRMDGGLPVFTGDPAELTPEERAWFANAAAWGASEGAYGAMHRTRPQTAATGLNDSPAGLAAWIVEKLRAWSDCGGDLERSFTKDEILTNVTLYWLTGTIGSSMRMYHANGALPPEQLTRRVEVPSGFSLFQGDIVRPPRAWLERTTNAVYVTEPARGGHFAPFEEPELYAEELRAFFRPYRAAAAAAKN, from the coding sequence ATGTCGGACGCATCGCCTCGGCCGGAGCCGTTCACCCCGTACACCGGGCCCGCCGCGCTCGAAGACCTCCGTACGCGGCTGCGCGCGACACGCTGGCCGGACGCCCCCGAGGACGCCGGCTGGTCGCTCGGGACCGATGTCGACTACCTCCGTGAACTCGTCGCCTACTGGACGGACACATTCGACTGGCCCGCGCAGGAGGCCGCGCTCGCCCGGCTGCCCCGCTTCCGCGTCAGCCTCGGCGGCCTGAGCATCCACTTCGTGCACGCCCGGGCCGTCGCGCCGACCGGCCCCGTGCTGCCGCTGGTGCTCAGCCACGGCTGGCCGGACTCGTTCTGGCGCTACTCGAAGGTCGTCCCGCTGCTGACCGATCCCGGCGCGCACGGCGCCGACCCCGCGGACGCGTTCGACGTGGTCGTGCCGGACATGCCGGGGTACGGATACTCGGACCGCCCCACCGGCCCGCCGCTCGATTCCATCGGCGTGGCCGGGCTGTGGGCCGAACTCATGGACGTCCTCGGCTACGCGCGGTTCGGCGCGGCCGGCGGGGACATCGGCAGCCATGTGAGCCGCTATCTCGCGCTCGACCACCCCGACCGGGTCGTGGCCGTCCACCGCATGGACGGCGGGCTGCCCGTCTTCACCGGCGACCCGGCCGAGCTCACGCCCGAGGAGCGCGCCTGGTTCGCGAACGCCGCGGCCTGGGGCGCGAGCGAGGGCGCCTACGGAGCCATGCACCGCACGAGGCCCCAGACCGCCGCCACCGGGCTCAACGACTCACCGGCCGGGCTCGCCGCGTGGATCGTCGAGAAGCTGCGGGCGTGGAGCGACTGCGGCGGCGACCTCGAACGGAGCTTCACGAAGGACGAGATCCTCACGAACGTCACCCTGTACTGGCTGACGGGGACGATCGGCTCCTCGATGCGCATGTACCACGCCAACGGCGCGCTCCCGCCCGAGCAACTCACCCGCCGGGTCGAGGTGCCGTCCGGCTTCTCGCTCTTCCAGGGCGACATCGTCCGCCCGCCGAGGGCGTGGCTGGAGCGCACGACGAACGCCGTGTACGTGACCGAGCCCGCGCGCGGCGGCCACTTCGCACCGTTCGAGGAGCCCGAGCTGTACGCGGAGGAACTGCGCGCGTTCTTCCGTCCCTACCGGGCGGCAGCGGCAGCGGCGAAGAACTGA
- a CDS encoding ATP-binding protein, giving the protein MSVGSHDEGDGCTGSDRQMMQTGYAIGGDDGCIADARHHAAAFLERVRAGQHASVSARVLDLTQLVVSELVTNACKYAPGPVLMELRVTPETVDVVVWDSDPTVPEAHATDAGRIGQHGLEIVKAVAQDLQIHREPVGKRITARIALSDPRP; this is encoded by the coding sequence ATGTCGGTGGGATCCCACGACGAGGGTGACGGCTGTACCGGGTCGGACAGACAGATGATGCAGACCGGCTACGCCATAGGCGGGGACGACGGATGCATCGCCGATGCCCGTCATCACGCCGCGGCCTTCCTCGAACGGGTCCGCGCCGGGCAGCACGCGTCCGTGTCCGCCCGTGTGCTGGATCTGACCCAGCTGGTGGTCAGCGAGCTCGTCACCAACGCCTGCAAGTACGCCCCCGGCCCCGTCCTGATGGAGCTTCGCGTCACCCCCGAGACCGTGGACGTCGTCGTGTGGGACAGCGACCCGACGGTTCCCGAGGCGCATGCCACCGACGCGGGCAGGATCGGCCAGCACGGCCTGGAGATCGTCAAGGCCGTGGCGCAGGACCTGCAGATCCACCGGGAGCCGGTCGGGAAACGGATAACGGCCCGCATCGCCCTGTCCGACCCGCGACCGTGA